The DNA window GTGGTCGATCAGACGGTGGCCAGCAGCCTGATGCACCGCTACGGCACGCTGGCGGAACAGGCGAATGCGATCCTGTTCCTCGCCAGCGATGAGGCCAGCTATATCACCGGCGTGACCCTCCCGGTGGCGGGCGGGGATCTCGGCTAACGGCGGGTCGCGTACCAGCAGAGCAGGGAGCCGAGACACACCATCCCGGCCCCCTGCCAGAAGGGCCACGATAGCGCGGCGCTAAGCAGGATCGCCGCCAGCGCGGAGGAGAGCACCGGCGTGAAGTAGGAGGCCGCCGCCAGCAGGCTGACGTTGCCGTGGAGGATCCCCACGTTCCACGCGGCGTAGGCCAGACCGAGCGCCACCGCTACCGTCAGCAGCTTGATGCTGACCGGCCAGCTAAAGACCATCGGCGGCTGCGGCGTGGCGAGAAACTTCAGCCACAGCGTCAGCGCGGTTAACAGGACGAACAGGGTAATGGCATTTTTGCCGCGGGCATATTTGGCCGTCACCGTGCAGTAGGCCGCCCAGATAAAGGCGCCGATAAAGGCCAGCAGATAGCTGAGCGGACTGGAGATGACGTTGCTGATAATCTCGTCCAGCTGCAGGCCGTGCTCACCCCCCAACACCCAGCCGACGCCAAGCAGGGCGAGAAGCAAACCGGGGATCACCAGCCAGCTGCTTTTCTGACCATTAAACAGGATGGCGAACAGGATGGTCAGGCTGGGCCACAGGTAATTGACCATCCCCACTTCAATGGCCTGCTGACGACTGGCGGCATAGCCCAGGGATAGCGCGAGGCAGATTTCATAGCTGACGAACAGCGCGCTGCCGGCCAGCAGATAGCGGCGCGGGATCTGGCGCAGGTTAGGGAAACCGACGGTAAAAATCAGCAGCAGGCCGCTGAGGCTGTAAATCATCGCCGCGCCGCCGACCGGTCCCAGTCCTTCGCTGACGCCGCGAATCAATCCGACCATGGTGCTCCATAAAATAATGGCGGCGAAGCCGATGGTCGTGGCTCTCTTTTTCTCCATGCTTATCCTGAGGGTTACGCAAATGCAGCCGGCATATATATCATCTTTTTACCGCCGCGGGGCGAAATTTTCCGCCATGGGTAACCCCTAGGGATTAGTGAAAACGGCTGCGGCTGGCGATTAAGGGGGCGTTGGTTTTGCTCCTTGATTTGA is part of the Klebsiella quasipneumoniae subsp. quasipneumoniae genome and encodes:
- the yddG gene encoding aromatic amino acid DMT transporter YddG, giving the protein MEKKRATTIGFAAIILWSTMVGLIRGVSEGLGPVGGAAMIYSLSGLLLIFTVGFPNLRQIPRRYLLAGSALFVSYEICLALSLGYAASRQQAIEVGMVNYLWPSLTILFAILFNGQKSSWLVIPGLLLALLGVGWVLGGEHGLQLDEIISNVISSPLSYLLAFIGAFIWAAYCTVTAKYARGKNAITLFVLLTALTLWLKFLATPQPPMVFSWPVSIKLLTVAVALGLAYAAWNVGILHGNVSLLAAASYFTPVLSSALAAILLSAALSWPFWQGAGMVCLGSLLCWYATRR